One window of Mangrovibacterium diazotrophicum genomic DNA carries:
- a CDS encoding SusC/RagA family TonB-linked outer membrane protein — MSNSIKRGQNPNVALDWANNLRTAKHTIYLLFLSMIFAFVCATPVHAQQSKMYEGTVLEENGQPIVGATVTVVGTTIGAITNVDGKFSIAVPEGKEVEISFVGYVSQKISDFSQTNVVLKEDLLNLDEVVVVGYGQQKMKNVTGAIATVAPQEISDLSVGSLGTALSGIVNGLSVSGGSSRPGEEASLTIRQNSESNTYSATSGYVPYDGPLYVIDDYVTQDESMFNNLDASEIENITVLKDAAAAIYGARSAQGVVLVKTKRGQAGAPKISYSGQFGYTDEIKRTKMLNAYDYGVLWNAVAAANTKDNTIDPAQDLFQYDELQAMKKLNYDLLDQEWSAALTQKHSVNMSGGTERATYFAGMSYFTQGGNIGKIDYDRWNYRAGVDAKVGKGLKASLQISGDYGKKNTALNKIGGSNGETDYNSLLTHPRYIPESIDGMYIANLGVSNNLVDDVQYYNFNAIQNSDNYSHNQSENMMINTALEYDFSWNRILKGLKLKVSYAKRISTDKTNQMGSEFTLYSLVNRGTGGNGSESYGHLYTGSDIDLSSENLEAITVANGGDGSFISRNMSRGDSYQLNFNANYARTFGDHDLSALFSIEKSESESEYVTGMVKSPYSFTDAQSNSAYGTQTTQFSRSNGGTLSYIGRANYSYKDKYLLEFLIRSDASTNFAPENYWGVFPSLSAGWVISEESWFENLKKSVSYLKIRGSVGHLGKDNTKPWAWLQLYGVGANKGAIFGTSTGTSLGSAISSSEAPNYDAHWDNSYKTNFGIDMRTLKDRMSVNLDGYYEWDRDMFMTRQGSDDFPTTVGTRPAAENFGEMNLWGLELSLGWQDRIGSEFKYHIRLNTGYSDNKVLVRAWESPIPMWNNHPGQRTDVGQWGLECIGMFRSYQDIEEYFDKYQITNYLGKTKDDVHPGMLIYNDVRGAQNTDGTYAGPDGVVDSEDDMVKISNRNNPYGLTVNFGGDWKGLSLSAQVNASWGGYSFLPKTARGIENMISSGGSYTDMEYTNLPSFWANDMFVYEDVVDASGQVVATENRDAKYPNMRYSENQETSTFWKVSGTRVTLRNITLAYALPKVFVDKIGVGSCRFNLTGQNMLSLYNPYPDKFMDPLSGSYGSYPNLRRITLGVNVSF, encoded by the coding sequence ATGAGTAATAGTATAAAGCGAGGCCAAAACCCAAATGTGGCTTTGGATTGGGCAAACAACTTGCGCACAGCTAAGCATACCATATATTTACTTTTCTTAAGTATGATTTTTGCCTTTGTCTGTGCAACGCCGGTCCATGCTCAACAATCAAAAATGTATGAAGGAACCGTGCTCGAGGAAAACGGGCAGCCTATTGTAGGTGCGACTGTAACAGTAGTCGGTACCACGATTGGAGCAATTACGAATGTTGATGGTAAATTTTCGATTGCAGTACCAGAAGGTAAGGAAGTAGAAATTTCTTTTGTCGGTTACGTAAGCCAAAAAATTTCAGATTTTAGTCAAACCAATGTCGTTTTGAAAGAAGACTTGTTGAACTTGGATGAAGTGGTTGTTGTTGGTTACGGCCAGCAAAAAATGAAAAACGTAACAGGGGCTATCGCAACAGTTGCGCCACAGGAAATTAGCGATCTTTCTGTCGGTAGCCTGGGAACGGCTCTATCTGGTATTGTAAATGGTTTGAGCGTTAGTGGAGGTAGTTCTCGGCCTGGTGAAGAGGCTTCTTTGACAATTCGCCAGAATTCGGAATCGAATACTTATTCTGCGACTTCCGGATATGTTCCTTATGATGGACCTCTATATGTAATCGATGATTATGTGACGCAAGATGAGTCCATGTTCAATAATCTTGATGCCAGTGAAATTGAAAATATTACCGTATTGAAAGATGCCGCTGCTGCGATTTACGGAGCCCGTTCTGCTCAGGGGGTAGTTTTGGTAAAAACAAAAAGAGGACAAGCCGGCGCTCCCAAAATTTCGTATAGTGGACAATTTGGTTATACCGATGAAATAAAACGGACCAAAATGTTAAATGCGTATGATTATGGTGTGCTTTGGAATGCTGTTGCAGCAGCTAATACTAAAGATAATACAATTGACCCTGCACAGGATTTGTTTCAGTACGATGAGTTGCAGGCAATGAAGAAACTGAATTACGATTTATTGGATCAGGAGTGGAGCGCCGCATTAACACAAAAGCACAGTGTTAATATGAGTGGTGGTACCGAGCGAGCTACCTATTTTGCAGGAATGTCTTATTTTACCCAAGGTGGTAACATCGGTAAAATAGATTACGACCGTTGGAATTATCGCGCAGGTGTTGATGCGAAAGTCGGAAAAGGGTTAAAGGCCTCATTACAAATTTCCGGAGACTACGGTAAAAAGAATACCGCACTGAATAAAATTGGTGGAAGTAATGGTGAAACAGACTACAATTCCTTGTTGACTCATCCTCGTTATATCCCCGAAAGTATCGATGGTATGTATATTGCGAACTTGGGTGTAAGTAACAATTTAGTCGATGACGTTCAATATTATAATTTTAATGCTATCCAAAATTCAGATAACTACAGTCATAATCAATCTGAAAATATGATGATCAATACGGCTTTGGAATATGACTTTAGTTGGAATAGAATTCTTAAAGGCTTGAAATTGAAGGTGAGTTATGCAAAACGTATTTCTACCGATAAAACTAACCAGATGGGGTCAGAATTTACTTTATACAGTCTGGTAAATAGAGGAACCGGTGGGAATGGAAGTGAGTCATATGGCCACTTATACACTGGTAGTGATATTGATCTGTCTTCTGAAAATTTGGAAGCAATAACCGTAGCTAACGGCGGAGATGGTAGTTTCATTAGCCGTAACATGAGTCGTGGAGATAGTTATCAGCTCAACTTTAATGCAAACTACGCCCGAACTTTTGGTGATCACGACCTAAGCGCTCTATTCTCAATTGAAAAATCGGAGAGTGAAAGCGAGTATGTTACCGGTATGGTTAAGAGTCCCTATAGTTTCACAGATGCACAGTCCAACTCTGCGTATGGAACACAAACCACTCAGTTTAGCCGCAGTAACGGTGGTACGTTGTCTTATATTGGCCGCGCTAACTACTCGTATAAAGATAAATATCTATTGGAATTCTTGATTCGAAGTGATGCGTCAACCAACTTCGCCCCCGAAAATTACTGGGGAGTTTTCCCATCTCTTTCAGCGGGTTGGGTGATCTCTGAAGAAAGTTGGTTTGAGAATTTAAAAAAATCAGTTAGCTATCTTAAAATCCGTGGTTCCGTTGGTCACTTAGGTAAAGACAATACGAAGCCGTGGGCATGGTTACAACTTTATGGCGTAGGAGCAAATAAGGGAGCAATTTTCGGTACTTCTACAGGTACTTCTTTAGGTTCCGCTATTTCAAGTAGTGAAGCTCCTAACTATGATGCGCACTGGGATAACAGTTACAAAACCAACTTTGGTATTGATATGCGCACATTGAAGGATAGGATGTCGGTGAACTTGGATGGTTATTATGAATGGGACAGAGATATGTTCATGACTAGACAAGGATCCGATGATTTTCCGACAACAGTAGGTACACGTCCGGCAGCTGAAAACTTCGGAGAAATGAATCTCTGGGGTCTTGAATTATCTCTGGGGTGGCAGGATCGAATCGGCAGCGAATTTAAATACCATATCCGTTTGAATACGGGGTATAGCGACAATAAGGTATTGGTTAGAGCTTGGGAAAGTCCGATTCCGATGTGGAATAACCATCCTGGACAGCGTACCGATGTTGGCCAATGGGGTTTGGAATGTATCGGTATGTTCCGCAGCTATCAGGATATAGAAGAATATTTTGATAAATATCAGATCACCAATTATTTGGGGAAAACCAAAGACGATGTTCATCCTGGGATGTTGATTTACAACGATGTTCGCGGTGCTCAAAATACAGATGGTACTTACGCAGGACCGGATGGTGTTGTCGATAGCGAAGATGATATGGTAAAGATTTCGAACCGAAACAATCCTTACGGATTAACAGTCAACTTTGGAGGAGACTGGAAAGGCCTGTCGTTGAGTGCACAAGTTAATGCCAGCTGGGGCGGATACAGCTTCCTACCTAAAACAGCTCGTGGTATCGAAAACATGATCTCTTCGGGAGGTTCCTACACCGATATGGAGTATACTAACCTACCTTCCTTTTGGGCGAACGATATGTTTGTTTATGAGGATGTTGTGGATGCTAGTGGACAAGTTGTTGCTACAGAAAATCGTGATGCAAAATATCCGAATATGCGTTATAGCGAAAATCAGGAAACTTCAACATTCTGGAAAGTTAGTGGAACACGCGTAACACTTCGCAATATTACTTTGGCTTATGCATTGCCTAAAGTGTTTGTCGATAAAATTGGCGTCGGAAGTTGTCGATTTAATTTGACGGGACAAAATATGTTGAGCTTGTATAATCCATACCCGGACAAATTTATGGATCCGCTATCAGGAAGTTATGGCTCTTATCCTAATTTGAGAAGAATTACTTTAGGGGTTAATGTATCATTCTAA
- a CDS encoding DUF6298 domain-containing protein, protein MKKVFKRFGNTAIKASKCAFLLLLSLGVFSSVNAQKKQKPTPPLQQSQNGNLVYTPDSLGNRIPDFSYAGYKASSDVIPFVPVKVVVEPVDGDMTATLQNALDYVSTLPVDQAGFRGAILLKAGHYQLDGRLTINQSGVVLRGSGFGENGTVLIAAGKSRETLIRVEGKPVELNEAQANITQAYVHVGAFQFQVENAAQFQPGDQIAITRPSTQEWIDQLDMNEFGGETAWLGWKAGERDLRWDRTVVAVKADSLVLDAPLTTALDKAIGGAYVQKYQEDGRIQNIGIENLNIRSEFNSENKKDEEHCWNGISFENTTNAWVRQIQFKHLAGSAVAVYETASKVTVEDCLSFEPVSEIGALRRYTFFTSGQQCLFLRLYAEFGYHDFGTGVCTAGPNAFVQCESHLPASFSGAIDSWASGVLFDIVNVDGNALSFRNREMNDYGSGWTAANSMFWQCSAARIECYSPPGANNWAYGAWAQFAGNGYWNNANEHINPRSLFYAQLAERIGADNTPKAPVIDYTTDATSSPTVEVAAELTEYAENPAITLIEFIEQKVKENPISLEAGDAKLFSQIKFKKETEQVEEAAPSMELVNGWLVRGSAVLTGQRHAVPWWSGSMRPRKLKQAQPAVTRYVPGRQGLGYTDRLTDVIQWMKDENKIGLEQHYALWYDRRRDDHERIRRMDGEAWAPYYELPFARTGKELAWDGLSKYDLTKYNPWYWGRLKQFADLADQNGLVLIHQDYFQHNIIEAGAHWVDSPWRTVNNLNNTGFPEPVPFAGDKRVFMDKHFYDVTNPVRRELHRQYIRQCMENFKDNNGVIQLTSAEFTGPLHFMQFWLDVIAGWEQETGRDVMVGLSATKDVQDSILADPVRSKIVDLIDIRYWSSRDDGTQFAPLGGQHLAPRQHMRLEKIGKRSFDQVYNDVLTYKKAFPAKAVMYSFDQSDKLAWAIFMAGGSLAGIPPVKVDGFLNAASAMQAEATTKEGVYKLGAANGSGIFYLDNRSPEYAAEVAAGSYQLIEIDPATGEQIGKAVRVKGGKQIQLQTGGKSEAVFWLRK, encoded by the coding sequence ATGAAGAAGGTGTTCAAACGCTTTGGCAATACCGCGATTAAAGCGTCAAAATGTGCTTTTTTGCTACTACTATCCCTGGGAGTTTTCAGCTCCGTCAATGCGCAAAAAAAACAGAAACCGACACCGCCGCTTCAACAATCTCAAAACGGGAATCTGGTTTATACACCGGATTCACTGGGAAACCGGATTCCCGATTTTTCCTACGCCGGCTATAAAGCCTCGTCCGACGTAATTCCTTTTGTGCCTGTTAAAGTTGTAGTTGAACCTGTCGACGGTGATATGACCGCGACACTTCAAAATGCCCTCGACTATGTTTCTACCTTGCCAGTCGATCAGGCTGGATTTCGGGGGGCGATCCTTTTGAAAGCAGGACACTATCAACTTGATGGTCGGTTGACGATCAACCAATCGGGTGTTGTTTTGCGTGGTTCCGGTTTTGGCGAAAACGGAACGGTTTTGATTGCTGCCGGCAAAAGCCGCGAAACACTGATCCGTGTTGAAGGAAAGCCTGTTGAATTGAACGAAGCGCAGGCGAATATTACTCAAGCTTACGTTCACGTTGGTGCCTTTCAATTTCAGGTTGAAAATGCCGCTCAATTTCAGCCAGGAGATCAAATTGCCATTACAAGACCGAGTACACAGGAATGGATTGACCAGCTCGACATGAACGAGTTTGGCGGCGAGACAGCCTGGTTGGGGTGGAAAGCAGGAGAGCGTGATCTGCGATGGGACCGGACTGTTGTCGCCGTGAAAGCTGATTCGCTGGTGCTTGATGCACCATTAACTACTGCCTTGGATAAAGCAATTGGCGGCGCTTACGTTCAAAAATACCAGGAAGACGGAAGAATTCAGAACATCGGAATTGAAAACCTAAACATTCGATCTGAATTCAATTCAGAAAACAAAAAAGATGAAGAGCATTGCTGGAATGGCATTAGCTTCGAAAATACAACAAACGCCTGGGTACGTCAGATCCAATTTAAACACCTGGCAGGATCTGCAGTGGCTGTTTACGAAACTGCTTCGAAGGTAACGGTTGAAGACTGTCTATCCTTTGAGCCCGTTTCGGAAATTGGCGCTTTGCGACGCTACACTTTTTTTACATCGGGTCAGCAGTGTTTGTTCCTTCGTTTGTATGCTGAATTTGGCTATCACGATTTTGGAACCGGAGTTTGCACTGCCGGACCCAATGCATTTGTTCAGTGTGAATCGCATCTGCCGGCAAGTTTCAGCGGAGCGATCGACAGCTGGGCGTCGGGAGTGCTTTTCGACATTGTAAATGTTGATGGTAATGCGCTTAGTTTCCGCAATCGTGAGATGAATGATTACGGTTCGGGCTGGACGGCAGCGAACTCCATGTTCTGGCAATGTTCTGCAGCACGCATTGAATGCTACAGTCCTCCGGGAGCAAACAACTGGGCGTACGGAGCCTGGGCACAATTTGCCGGTAACGGTTACTGGAACAATGCCAATGAACACATTAACCCTAGAAGTCTGTTTTATGCACAACTGGCCGAGCGAATTGGTGCGGACAACACGCCTAAAGCCCCGGTTATTGATTACACAACCGATGCGACCAGCAGCCCGACAGTAGAGGTGGCTGCTGAGTTGACCGAATACGCTGAGAATCCTGCGATCACATTGATTGAGTTCATCGAGCAGAAGGTGAAGGAAAATCCGATTTCGTTGGAGGCAGGTGACGCAAAACTTTTTTCTCAAATTAAGTTTAAAAAAGAAACAGAGCAGGTGGAAGAGGCAGCTCCATCAATGGAGTTGGTGAACGGCTGGCTGGTGCGAGGAAGTGCAGTACTAACGGGACAACGTCACGCTGTTCCATGGTGGAGCGGCAGCATGCGTCCACGAAAATTGAAACAGGCACAGCCGGCAGTCACGCGATACGTACCCGGTCGTCAGGGCTTGGGATATACCGATCGCCTGACAGATGTGATTCAGTGGATGAAAGATGAAAATAAGATTGGGCTGGAGCAGCACTATGCGCTTTGGTACGATCGCCGTCGCGACGACCACGAGCGCATCCGCCGCATGGATGGAGAGGCCTGGGCGCCGTATTACGAATTGCCTTTTGCCCGCACCGGAAAAGAACTGGCTTGGGATGGACTCAGCAAGTACGATCTCACAAAATACAATCCATGGTATTGGGGACGCCTGAAGCAATTTGCCGATTTGGCCGACCAAAATGGTTTGGTGCTGATTCACCAGGATTATTTTCAGCACAATATTATCGAGGCCGGTGCGCACTGGGTCGATTCGCCCTGGCGCACGGTAAACAACTTAAACAACACCGGTTTTCCGGAACCTGTGCCTTTTGCGGGCGACAAACGGGTGTTTATGGACAAACATTTTTACGATGTAACCAACCCGGTTCGCCGCGAACTGCATCGTCAATATATCCGCCAGTGTATGGAGAATTTCAAAGATAACAACGGAGTTATTCAACTGACCAGTGCCGAGTTTACCGGTCCCTTGCATTTCATGCAGTTTTGGCTGGATGTGATTGCCGGTTGGGAGCAGGAAACAGGTCGCGATGTGATGGTTGGACTGAGTGCAACAAAAGACGTTCAGGATTCAATTCTGGCAGATCCGGTTCGCTCAAAAATTGTTGATCTGATTGACATTCGTTACTGGAGCAGCCGCGACGACGGCACACAATTTGCCCCACTTGGAGGACAACATTTAGCACCTCGCCAACACATGCGTCTTGAAAAAATAGGTAAACGCTCTTTCGACCAGGTTTACAACGATGTGCTGACCTACAAAAAGGCATTTCCTGCAAAAGCAGTGATGTATTCGTTCGATCAGTCGGATAAGTTGGCTTGGGCAATTTTTATGGCCGGAGGTTCATTAGCTGGTATTCCTCCGGTGAAAGTTGACGGTTTTCTGAATGCGGCTTCTGCCATGCAGGCTGAAGCAACGACCAAAGAAGGTGTTTACAAACTGGGTGCCGCTAACGGTTCAGGCATCTTCTATTTGGATAATCGTTCGCCGGAATATGCTGCAGAAGTGGCTGCCGGAAGTTACCAGTTGATTGAGATTGACCCGGCCACCGGCGAGCAAATCGGTAAAGCGGTTCGGGTGAAGGGTGGAAAACAAATTCAGCTGCAAACAGGCGGAAAATCGGAAGCGGTTTTCTGGCTTCGAAAGTAG
- a CDS encoding RagB/SusD family nutrient uptake outer membrane protein encodes MKKIYKSSLVVAFLAVSALFSGCNTDYLEEMRSYGNYTDEIYNDYQGALGRVNFLYAALLPYSGGSTFNFTWHSTGDADDWSKSTEEYGGFSSFVDPTLILTNSTVTDYIYGENKNVSPFGRIRECNLVKEGIEAGTLSDDQKNELLGQVYFFRAWCYYRLVKIYGGIPIIDYVQNPIQGDSGGLDLVVARSTTKECIDFICSDLDKAIAMLPAGWENAATNYGRITKGAAEALQGRARLLYASPLFNRADDADRWTLAYEANKAAKETLAYSYDDPGTNGSGWAGMFSSVQSSEAVFEALYNNIEEGDYSKWNGWENSIRPANIYGGGGKTPTAQMIDIFPMADGKLPSTASTYTMLTKSSDYPYDPELFFMNRDPRFYRTFAFPGVKWTADADLSIGNTAQPLIYPYASGSKYELWSYVWYPDEDTKNADDQSGFAADGLGDNTRSVFIRKRSDDYQVNSNPLYIFEYSSNKYKRSAAPIMEMRYGEILLNFAESACGANHLSEAVAALQELRARVGYTADNNYGLDEDLGSDRAKLFSAILYERQIELAYEGKRYDDMRRWMLWDGGVGQATLNASWGLTGFGGNTCAYLGVTPLNGTRRTGVEVRVNDDYGYASKSYTSDPLDAADVVRPDALDLATDATTAGSEEIDNLAQFYKDNFTRKTTRLDGDPSYTIDFQPEYYILGFKENMQKNNTQLKQTIGWADYSNGGADGTFDPLAE; translated from the coding sequence ATGAAAAAGATATATAAATCAAGCTTAGTCGTTGCTTTTTTAGCAGTCAGTGCGCTCTTCTCAGGATGTAATACAGACTACCTGGAAGAAATGCGTAGCTACGGCAATTATACCGACGAAATTTACAATGATTACCAAGGGGCACTTGGTAGGGTTAATTTCTTGTACGCCGCTTTGTTGCCTTATAGCGGGGGAAGTACTTTCAATTTTACCTGGCATAGTACGGGTGATGCTGATGATTGGTCAAAGTCGACCGAAGAATATGGAGGTTTTTCTTCATTTGTAGATCCAACCTTAATCTTAACAAATTCAACTGTTACCGATTATATTTATGGTGAAAATAAGAATGTAAGCCCCTTTGGTCGTATTCGTGAATGTAACCTGGTGAAAGAAGGTATCGAAGCAGGGACACTTTCCGATGATCAGAAAAACGAGTTGTTAGGACAGGTTTATTTCTTTCGCGCCTGGTGTTACTATCGTTTGGTAAAAATCTATGGTGGTATTCCAATTATCGATTACGTACAAAATCCGATACAAGGAGACAGTGGCGGTTTAGACTTGGTAGTCGCTCGCTCAACAACGAAAGAATGTATTGATTTTATTTGTAGTGATTTGGATAAAGCGATTGCTATGCTGCCAGCTGGTTGGGAAAACGCTGCTACAAATTACGGCCGGATAACAAAAGGTGCTGCAGAAGCGCTTCAGGGAAGAGCTCGTTTACTTTACGCAAGTCCTTTGTTTAATAGGGCAGATGATGCTGATCGTTGGACTTTGGCTTATGAAGCGAACAAAGCAGCAAAAGAGACATTGGCATATTCGTATGATGATCCTGGTACAAATGGATCAGGATGGGCAGGTATGTTTTCTAGTGTTCAGAGTTCAGAAGCAGTATTTGAGGCACTGTATAATAACATAGAAGAAGGGGACTATTCCAAATGGAATGGCTGGGAAAACAGTATTCGTCCGGCAAACATCTATGGTGGTGGCGGAAAAACACCAACTGCACAGATGATTGATATCTTCCCGATGGCTGATGGAAAGCTACCTTCAACTGCCTCGACTTATACGATGTTGACCAAGTCATCTGATTATCCTTACGATCCTGAACTTTTCTTCATGAATCGTGATCCTCGTTTCTATCGTACTTTTGCATTTCCTGGTGTGAAATGGACTGCCGACGCGGATTTATCGATTGGAAATACTGCTCAACCATTAATCTATCCTTATGCAAGTGGTTCAAAATACGAATTATGGAGCTACGTTTGGTATCCGGATGAAGATACTAAAAATGCAGATGACCAATCGGGCTTTGCCGCTGATGGTTTGGGCGATAATACAAGAAGTGTATTTATACGGAAACGCTCTGATGACTATCAGGTAAACAGTAATCCGTTGTATATTTTTGAATATTCATCAAATAAATATAAGCGTTCAGCTGCTCCAATTATGGAGATGCGCTATGGAGAAATCCTGTTGAATTTTGCCGAATCTGCTTGTGGAGCAAACCATTTGTCAGAGGCAGTTGCTGCGCTACAGGAACTTCGCGCTCGTGTTGGGTATACCGCAGATAATAACTACGGATTGGATGAAGATTTAGGTTCTGACCGCGCAAAACTATTCTCTGCAATTTTATACGAACGTCAGATTGAATTGGCGTACGAAGGAAAACGTTACGACGATATGCGCCGTTGGATGTTATGGGATGGCGGTGTCGGCCAAGCAACACTGAATGCTTCGTGGGGCCTAACTGGTTTTGGAGGTAATACATGTGCCTATTTAGGGGTTACTCCGTTAAATGGTACCCGCCGGACTGGTGTCGAGGTTCGTGTAAACGATGATTATGGTTATGCGTCAAAATCATATACTAGTGATCCTCTTGATGCTGCCGATGTTGTTCGACCTGATGCGTTGGATCTGGCAACAGATGCAACAACTGCAGGTTCTGAAGAAATAGATAATTTGGCGCAGTTTTATAAGGATAATTTCACCCGTAAAACGACACGTTTAGATGGAGATCCTTCCTATACGATAGATTTCCAGCCTGAGTATTATATTCTTGGTTTCAAAGAAAACATGCAAAAGAATAATACACAACTAAAACAAACTATTGGGTGGGCCGACTATTCAAACGGAGGTGCCGATGGTACTTTTGACCCGTTAGCAGAATAA
- a CDS encoding polysaccharide lyase produces the protein MKFKEIIGVCMALMLVTATAVRAQYPTIPDSVKHAAEELMKAAEAHSDMAWEKAIPAIEKDAANGKPYVPWAKRPTDLPQATIPAFPGAEGGGMYTFGGRGGQVITVTNLNDDGPGSLREACETGGARIIVFNVAGIIRIKSPLIIRAPYVTIAGQTAPGDGVCIAGESVWINTHDVIIRHMRFRRGETWVGRRDDAIGGNPVGNIMLDHISASWGLDENMSIYRHMYLTDPRKPEEKLGTVNITIQNSIFSEGLDTWNHAFGSTIGGENCSFIRNLWADNTGRNPSIGWNGVFNFVNNVMFNWVHRSIDGGDQTARYNIINNYFKPGPLTPTDTPVGHRILKPESRYTMNGRKVYGLVYVNGNVVEGNDKVTADNWDGGVQIEDMEDAGEFTPYIKWDNPHPMPYLTIYPAKEAFEFVLDNAGATFPKRDAVDVRVTKQVKTGVVEYPKNVDLSHVPHFKYRRLPEDSYKQGIITDIAQVGGYPEYKGTPYKDSDGDGMPDAWEKKYKLNPNDPSDANGDLNGDGYTNIEKYINGIDPTKKIDWTNKENDYDTLKEKDSKLF, from the coding sequence ATGAAATTTAAAGAGATTATCGGTGTTTGTATGGCTTTGATGCTCGTGACAGCGACGGCTGTACGCGCGCAATATCCTACAATTCCGGATTCAGTAAAACATGCAGCGGAAGAATTGATGAAAGCAGCGGAAGCACATTCCGACATGGCTTGGGAAAAAGCAATTCCTGCGATTGAGAAAGATGCAGCCAATGGAAAACCATACGTTCCATGGGCAAAAAGACCAACTGATTTGCCACAGGCTACGATTCCGGCTTTCCCGGGTGCTGAAGGTGGTGGTATGTACACTTTTGGTGGTCGTGGTGGACAAGTTATTACTGTAACCAACCTGAATGATGATGGCCCCGGAAGCTTGCGTGAAGCCTGCGAAACCGGTGGTGCTCGCATTATTGTTTTCAATGTTGCAGGGATCATTCGCATTAAATCACCATTGATTATTCGTGCACCTTATGTAACAATTGCCGGACAAACTGCTCCTGGTGATGGCGTGTGTATCGCCGGAGAAAGTGTTTGGATTAACACGCATGACGTGATTATCCGTCACATGCGTTTCCGCAGAGGTGAAACCTGGGTTGGTCGTCGCGACGATGCGATCGGTGGTAACCCGGTTGGTAATATCATGCTCGACCACATTTCTGCCAGCTGGGGGTTGGATGAGAACATGTCGATTTACCGGCACATGTACCTGACAGATCCGCGCAAACCGGAAGAAAAATTGGGAACTGTGAATATCACCATCCAGAATTCAATATTCTCGGAAGGACTGGATACCTGGAACCACGCTTTCGGAAGTACCATTGGTGGTGAAAACTGTTCTTTCATTCGTAACCTATGGGCTGATAATACCGGGCGTAACCCGTCAATCGGCTGGAATGGTGTTTTCAACTTTGTAAATAACGTCATGTTTAACTGGGTGCACCGTTCTATCGATGGTGGTGACCAAACTGCCCGTTACAACATCATCAACAACTATTTCAAACCAGGTCCATTGACCCCGACTGACACTCCGGTAGGGCATCGTATTCTGAAACCGGAATCACGCTATACCATGAATGGCCGCAAAGTTTATGGTTTGGTTTATGTAAACGGAAACGTGGTTGAAGGAAACGATAAAGTAACTGCCGACAACTGGGACGGTGGTGTACAGATTGAAGATATGGAAGATGCAGGTGAATTCACGCCCTACATTAAATGGGATAACCCGCATCCGATGCCTTACTTGACGATTTACCCGGCGAAAGAAGCGTTCGAATTTGTATTGGATAATGCCGGTGCAACCTTCCCGAAACGCGATGCTGTGGACGTTCGTGTAACCAAACAGGTAAAAACCGGTGTTGTTGAATATCCGAAGAATGTTGATTTAAGCCACGTTCCTCATTTCAAGTACCGTCGTCTGCCGGAAGATTCGTACAAACAAGGAATCATCACCGATATTGCACAAGTTGGCGGCTATCCGGAATACAAAGGAACACCTTACAAAGACTCAGACGGCGATGGTATGCCGGATGCTTGGGAGAAAAAATATAAATTGAACCCGAATGATCCGTCAGATGCCAATGGAGATCTTAACGGTGATGGTTATACCAACATCGAAAAATACATCAACGGAATTGATCCGACGAAGAAGATTGACTGGACGAACAAGGAAAATGATTACGATACGTTGAAAGAAAAAGACAGTAAACTTTTCTAA